The following are from one region of the Rhizobacter sp. AJA081-3 genome:
- a CDS encoding cytochrome c, which translates to MKQVLPLLLAAALPGAAVAGDASAGRLKAQACSVCHGPVGIAVAPETPNLAGEPEGYIVRQLRAFRTGKRQHEVMNVIAKPLSDEDIDNVAAWFASIRITATAP; encoded by the coding sequence ATGAAGCAGGTACTTCCCCTGCTGCTGGCCGCCGCGCTTCCGGGCGCGGCGGTGGCGGGCGATGCCTCGGCAGGGCGCTTGAAGGCGCAGGCCTGCTCCGTCTGCCACGGGCCGGTGGGCATCGCGGTCGCTCCCGAGACACCCAATCTCGCGGGCGAGCCCGAGGGCTACATCGTCCGGCAACTGCGGGCCTTCCGCACTGGCAAGCGCCAGCACGAGGTGATGAACGTCATCGCCAAGCCGCTCAGCGACGAGGACATCGACAACGTCGCTGCGTGGTTCGCGTCGATCCGGATCACGGCCACCGCGCCTTGA
- a CDS encoding VOC family protein has translation MAKVIHTMIRVLDLEKSMKFYAEVLDLHESHRLDFPDFALVYVRNAQNDVEIELTLNKGRTEAYTHGTGYGHVGVVVPDVAAAHAALVAKGYEPAPVKEFKRGDELLARFCFIQDPDGYKIELLERHGHYQ, from the coding sequence ATGGCCAAGGTGATCCACACCATGATCCGCGTGCTGGATCTCGAGAAGTCGATGAAGTTCTACGCCGAGGTGCTCGACCTGCACGAGTCGCACCGGCTCGACTTTCCCGACTTCGCGCTCGTCTATGTGCGCAATGCGCAGAACGACGTCGAGATCGAGCTGACGCTCAACAAGGGCCGCACCGAGGCCTACACGCACGGCACCGGCTACGGCCATGTCGGTGTGGTCGTGCCCGACGTGGCCGCGGCGCATGCCGCGCTCGTGGCCAAGGGCTACGAGCCCGCGCCGGTGAAGGAGTTCAAGCGCGGCGACGAGCTGCTCGCGCGCTTCTGCTTTATCCAGGATCCCGATGGGTACAAGATCGAGCTGCTGGAACGGCACGGCCATTACCAGTAA
- a CDS encoding ribbon-helix-helix domain-containing protein, translating into MCEYFVKADPIQYEQRSRTIRIHGVLTSIRLENMVWDILAEMAEAEGCTTNALIVQFHDEILAHRGEVPNFASFLRVTGMRFLRRKLLALESERPNEGGAAPSPLRPRVVAMGTRS; encoded by the coding sequence ATGTGCGAATACTTCGTCAAGGCCGACCCGATCCAGTACGAGCAGCGCTCGCGCACGATCCGCATCCACGGCGTGCTCACCAGCATCCGGCTGGAGAACATGGTGTGGGACATCCTGGCCGAGATGGCCGAAGCCGAGGGCTGCACGACCAACGCGTTGATCGTGCAGTTCCACGACGAGATCCTCGCGCATCGGGGCGAGGTGCCGAACTTCGCCTCCTTCCTGCGCGTCACCGGCATGCGCTTCCTGCGCCGCAAGCTGTTGGCGCTGGAGTCGGAGCGCCCAAACGAGGGCGGGGCCGCGCCCTCGCCGCTGCGGCCCAGGGTCGTGGCCATGGGCACACGCTCCTGA